A DNA window from Gigantopelta aegis isolate Gae_Host chromosome 4, Gae_host_genome, whole genome shotgun sequence contains the following coding sequences:
- the LOC121371375 gene encoding uncharacterized protein LOC121371375 produces the protein MNAEEYKTKLSDYFYGSCAGISVALAKQTGLLDVFYATNSPLTISEIAERNNSKDRYIKELLGSLVSAGVVEISDDSTQFHVPEEHKKHLQEYSVLCAFPTAFAERFNALTECFKKDGPYGINYSQSTSVCKLIGENKNCEGIIENQLLPAVPGLKEKLDSGIDVLELGCNTGLVLIGLATRFPKSRFLGGDVVETSIETGRDMASSLNLKNIEFEVLDIMDLPTDFSDKYDWCFVQDVIHDLPKPDKGLSELYRCLKRGQVFSMIECTVPGSMAQHANNLHACYYYTASTFMCLPSSFQQADSAAAGAMWGADNVRKALYKAGFKIINETVSESDEFITHFVCQK, from the exons ATGAATGCTGAAGAATACAAGACAAAGCTCTCGGACTATTTTTATGGTAGTTGTGCTGGCATCAGTGTGGCGCTGGCTAAACAGACTGGCTTGCTGGACGTATTTTACGCCACCAATAGTCCTTTGACGATATCGGAGATCGCAGAGCGTAACAATTCCAAAGATCG GTATATCAAGGAGTTGCTTGGATCTCTAGTCTCGGCTGGTGTGGTTGAAATATCGGACGATTCTACTCAATTCCACGTACCCGAGGAACATAAGAAGCATCTACAAGAGTATTCCGTTTTGTGTGCATTCCCTACTGCATTCGCAGAGAGATTTAACGCACTCACAGAGTGTTTTAAAAAAGACGGGCCCTATG gtATCAACTATTCACAGAGTACGTCTGTTTGCAAATTAATCGGTGAAAACAAAAACTGCGAGGGTATAATCGAAAATCAACTACTGCCAGCTGTTCCTGGACTGAAGGAGAAACTTG aTTCGGGGATAGACGTGCTAGAACTAGGCTGTAACACTGGCCTAGTGCTTATTGGTCTGGCTACACGATTCCCAAAGTCCAGATTTCTTGGCGGGGATGTCGTTGAAACGTCCATCGAAACTGGAAGAGACATGGCGTCCTCTTTGAACCTGAAGAATATCGAATTTGAAGTGCTCGACATTATGGACTTACCAACCGATTTCTCGGACAAGTACGACTGGTGTTTTGTACAGGATGTCATACACGATCTACCCAAACCAGACAAAGGATTGTCGGAATTGTACAGGTGTCTGAAACGTGGCCAAGTGTTCAGTATGATTGAGTGTACTGTTCCAGGAAGCATGGCACAGCATGCAAACAACTTGCACGCCTGCTACTACTACACTGCCAGCACATTCATGTGTCTTCCATCAAGTTTCCAGCAGGCAGATTCGGCCGCCGCGGGAGCGATGTGGGGTGCAGACAATGTCCGAAAGGCGCTTTACAAGGCTGGTTTCAAGATCATTAATGAAACTGTTAGCGAGAGTGATGAGTTTATAACGCACTTCGTGTGCCAGAAATAA